The Anopheles cruzii unplaced genomic scaffold, idAnoCruzAS_RS32_06 scaffold03707_ctg1, whole genome shotgun sequence genome has a window encoding:
- the LOC128277070 gene encoding coiled-coil domain-containing protein 89-like codes for MPARPSRKEWPAKSTTSLRREAPPEREQASRRARRASPVQKQPELLEALEKLEKQSRELRDARTKNNALHERLRQAEQKRSDEQLQNRSEMQQLSVLLGKMVGTVEEGTSRMSEENELLKDENNALHERLQQAEQRYSHEQLQSRKYIQQLAAVQEQIMGEVKEEMDQLRKENELLKEQYEARLARYDEEIADVEREAKETI; via the coding sequence ATGCCGGCGCGGCCATCGAGAAAAGAATGGCCCGCCAAATCAACGACGTCGCTGAGGCGCGAGGCTCCTCCAGAACGGGAGCAAGCAAGTAGACGGGCGCGCCGCGCGTCACCCGTGCAGAAACAGCCTGAACTGCTCGAAGCGCTCGAGAAGCTGGAAAAGCAAAGCCGGGAGCTACGCGATGcgcgcaccaaaaacaacgcGCTACACGAGCGGCTCCGGCAAGCGGAGCAGAAGCGTTCTGACGAGCAACTGCAAAATCGGAGTGAGATGCAGCAACTGTCCGTGCTGCTGGGAAAAATGGTGGGCACGGTGGAGGAAGGAACGAGTCGGATGTCCGAGGAGAACGAGCTTCTCAAGGACGAAAACAACGCGCTACACGAGCGGCTCCAGCAGGCGGAACAGAGGTACTCCCACGAGCAGCTGCAAAGTCGGAAGTACATTCAGCAACTGGCCGCGGTGCAGGAACAAATTATGGGCGAGGTGAAAGAAGAAATGGATCAGCTACGCAAGGAGAACGAGCTCCTCAAGGAACAGTACGAAGCGCGGTTGGCGCGCTATGATGAGGAAATTGCCGACGTGGAACGCGAAGCCAAAGAGACGATCG